The window TCGATCTGGCTTACGGCATGGGGCTTGCGGCCCGGGAACGGATGGCCGGAAACAGCCGGGTCGACTTCCTCACTGCAGATGCCGAAGAGCTCCCCTATGCTGCGGCTTCCCTCGACCTGGTCGTTTCAACCTCCACCTTCCAGTGGTTGGAAACCTTTGAACAGGCCTTTGGCGAGATCCGACGGGTTCTCAGGCCGGGTGGCCAGTTCTGCTTTGCCCTGTTCGGGGAGAAAACGCTGCATGAGCTGCGCACCGCCTACAAGACCGCTGCCAGAGGGGTATCAGACGGTGCCGATGACAGGACCCACCGTTTCAAGGCCGTGGACGACGTGGCCGTGGCGCTGCGCGTCGTCGGGCTGGAGCCGGCCTATCTCGTCTCCGAGTTCGAAGTGGAGCTGCACCCCGATGTGGCGCATCTGCTCCGCTCCATCCGGCGGATCGGGGCCGGGAACGCGGTGAAGGCCTCGGGACGGGGGTTGGCCGAGCGACGGATCATGCTGGAGATGATGGAGATCTATCAACGGGAGTATGGGAGCGGGGAAACGATCCCGGCGACCTACGAAGTGATCTACGGCGTGGTGCGGAAGTCTTCAGGGTGATCTGCCCCGGAGCTGGCTGTCGGCACGGCCCTCGTTCGCTCAGACGGCCTGCAGGACACAGCATTTGAGGTATTCTGTCTCGGGAACCGCCAGGAGTACAGGGTGATCCGGTGCCTGGGAGTGTACCGAACGGAGCCGGAATTCCCTGCGGGCCTGGATGGCGGCGTTTCTCAGCAAGTCGGTGAAAAGCTCGCGCCCCATGTGGAACGAGCAGGAACAGGTGATGAGGAAGCCCCCCGGTCGCAACAGCTCCATGGCCCGTCGGTTGATGGTGAGATACCCCTTTTCCGCTTCCTTGAGCGCCTTCTTGCTTTTGACGAATGCAGGGGGATCAAGGACGATCACGTCGAAGAGCCTCCCTTCGCCATGCAGGCTGCGTAACCGCTCGAAGACATCCACGGCCTGAAACTCCATCCGCCCGGCAACGTTGTTGCGAGCCCCGTTTTCCCTGGCCAGGCCGATGGCCCGCTCCGAGATATCCAGGCAGGTGACGCCGGCGGCGCCGAACGCTGCCGCATGCAC of the Geobacter sp. genome contains:
- a CDS encoding methyltransferase domain-containing protein, with protein sequence MAGIDRQRVRSSFHAHAHDYDRHAMVQKRVLARFISLLPGSDEAISRVLDIGSGTGALLQELSHRYPSASLYGLDLAYGMGLAARERMAGNSRVDFLTADAEELPYAAASLDLVVSTSTFQWLETFEQAFGEIRRVLRPGGQFCFALFGEKTLHELRTAYKTAARGVSDGADDRTHRFKAVDDVAVALRVVGLEPAYLVSEFEVELHPDVAHLLRSIRRIGAGNAVKASGRGLAERRIMLEMMEIYQREYGSGETIPATYEVIYGVVRKSSG